In Roseofilum reptotaenium CS-1145, a single genomic region encodes these proteins:
- a CDS encoding EAL domain-containing response regulator, with amino-acid sequence MAKILVIEDDEAIRENVLELLESEGYEVLGADNGREGLKIAQNAIPDLILCDVMMPELTGYAVLTTLQENPALSHIPFIFLTAKGDRLDFRYGMELGADDYLMKPCLPNEILRAVAARLDKKASLNAHYLQELQRQASEDLLTHLPNRTRLRDLFQTLVQNSSTLVAGQEQLIPVLCIGLDRFERINHTLGYDIGDRLLQAAAQRIWETFDPSTSTILARLSDDVFVAILGEHLSRHQVMAQIQTLLEQLSQPFAIEQENLVMTASIGITYYPRDGQDINPLIQNASRALNQAREQGGNKYQFYIPTFYVGSSDRLNLEADLRYALERQELDVHYQPQVSLHTGNVIGAEALIRWQHPERGWISPAKFIPIAEETGLIDAIGKWVLVQACKQGKHWQQFNPNFQVSVNLSPRQLTQIPLRQWLLDTLISMGYIPGTLELELTENALVEQKLEALKILNSLKSIGVKLALDDFGTGYSSLEYLKDFPFDTLKIDRCFIKRIEMNMKQQSLVAAIIKMAHSLDLQVVAEGVETEPEGSFLQAQNCEIIQGYYFSQPLAKEEFEAQILKPEKRLPKLLLQKRGEN; translated from the coding sequence ATGGCGAAAATTCTGGTCATTGAAGATGATGAAGCAATTCGGGAAAATGTTCTGGAATTGTTGGAATCAGAAGGATATGAAGTCCTGGGTGCAGACAATGGTCGCGAAGGGTTGAAGATCGCCCAAAACGCGATACCTGATTTGATTTTATGTGATGTGATGATGCCGGAGTTAACAGGTTATGCAGTATTAACGACACTACAAGAAAATCCAGCTCTTTCCCATATTCCATTTATTTTCTTAACGGCAAAAGGAGATCGCCTAGATTTTCGTTATGGAATGGAGCTAGGGGCGGATGATTATTTGATGAAACCCTGTCTGCCCAATGAAATTCTCAGGGCTGTTGCTGCCCGGTTGGATAAAAAGGCGAGTCTGAATGCCCACTATTTACAAGAACTTCAGCGTCAAGCCTCAGAAGACTTGTTAACCCATCTTCCCAACCGTACCCGTTTACGGGATCTCTTCCAAACCCTGGTGCAAAATAGCTCCACCCTCGTTGCTGGACAGGAGCAACTGATCCCAGTGTTATGTATTGGTTTAGATCGGTTTGAGCGGATTAATCATACCCTCGGTTATGATATTGGCGATCGCCTCCTGCAAGCTGCGGCTCAACGCATCTGGGAAACTTTCGATCCCTCAACTTCAACAATTCTCGCTCGCCTGAGTGATGATGTATTTGTAGCCATTTTAGGGGAACACCTCTCCCGACATCAAGTGATGGCACAGATACAAACTCTGCTTGAACAGCTCTCTCAACCCTTTGCGATCGAGCAGGAAAATCTGGTTATGACCGCCAGTATTGGTATCACTTATTATCCCAGGGATGGGCAAGATATCAATCCTCTCATCCAAAATGCCAGTCGTGCTCTTAATCAGGCCAGGGAACAGGGAGGTAATAAATATCAATTCTATATTCCCACCTTTTACGTCGGTTCGAGCGATCGCCTCAACCTAGAAGCCGATCTACGATACGCCCTAGAGCGCCAAGAACTTGATGTCCATTATCAACCCCAAGTCAGCTTGCACACCGGTAATGTTATTGGTGCAGAAGCCCTGATTCGCTGGCAACATCCAGAGCGGGGATGGATTTCTCCGGCTAAATTTATTCCCATCGCTGAAGAAACGGGATTAATTGATGCGATCGGTAAATGGGTACTGGTGCAAGCCTGCAAACAAGGGAAACACTGGCAGCAATTCAACCCCAACTTCCAGGTGAGCGTTAATTTATCTCCCCGCCAACTTACCCAAATCCCCTTGCGCCAATGGCTTTTAGATACTTTGATCTCAATGGGCTATATCCCGGGCACTCTAGAATTAGAATTAACAGAAAATGCCTTAGTTGAACAGAAACTAGAAGCATTGAAAATCTTAAATTCCCTCAAGTCTATTGGGGTTAAACTTGCCTTAGATGATTTTGGCACCGGATACTCGTCTCTAGAATATCTGAAGGATTTTCCTTTTGACACCTTAAAAATAGACCGTTGTTTTATTAAAAGAATTGAAATGAATATGAAACAACAATCCCTGGTAGCAGCGATTATCAAAATGGCGCATTCCCTGGATTTGCAAGTCGTCGCTGAAGGCGTGGAAACAGAACCAGAAGGGAGTTTTTTACAGGCTCAGAACTGCGAAATCATTCAAGGCTATTATTTCAGTCAGCCCCTAGCGAAGGAGGAGTTTGAAGCGCAAATCTTGAAACCGGAGAAAAGATTGCCGAAGTTACTGCTGCAAAAACGGGGTGAAAATTGA
- a CDS encoding hybrid sensor histidine kinase/response regulator — MVKVLVIEDEEMIRENILDLLDAEEFEGLGAENGCIGVEIAKAEIPDLILCDVMMPHLDGYGVLEQLRSDPKTAMIPFIFLTAKAEKNDVRSGMELGADDYLTKPCLPDQLLKAINSRLDKQALIKQASEGKLDELRESITRSLPHELRTPLNGIMGFAELMSYAAEDLKPEEIREMAEQILVSGKRLHRLIQNFLLYAELELTSKNSDRLNQWRSHSTGSIRDTVEEAITLKADQFERTSDLKYELEDSSVQMEASRLHKLVQEVIDNAFKFSPSGTPVQVMTKVKDNQFILTVINSGRGMIPEQIEQIGAYMQFNRKLHEQQGSGLGLAIAKQIAQIHQGDLTITSIPDEETRITITLPTSS, encoded by the coding sequence ATGGTTAAAGTATTAGTGATTGAAGATGAGGAAATGATTCGTGAAAATATTCTCGATCTCTTGGATGCGGAGGAGTTTGAAGGGCTAGGAGCAGAAAATGGCTGTATTGGAGTAGAGATAGCCAAAGCCGAAATTCCCGATCTAATTCTCTGTGATGTGATGATGCCCCACTTGGATGGTTATGGAGTATTAGAGCAATTACGCTCCGATCCGAAAACGGCGATGATTCCCTTTATTTTTTTAACGGCGAAAGCAGAAAAAAATGATGTCCGTTCAGGGATGGAGTTAGGGGCGGATGATTATTTAACGAAACCTTGTTTACCGGATCAATTACTCAAAGCGATTAACAGTCGTTTAGATAAACAAGCTCTGATTAAACAAGCGTCTGAAGGAAAATTGGATGAGTTGCGCGAGAGTATTACCCGATCGCTGCCCCATGAATTACGCACTCCCCTGAATGGAATTATGGGGTTTGCGGAACTGATGAGTTATGCCGCAGAAGACTTAAAACCCGAAGAGATCCGAGAGATGGCCGAGCAGATCCTAGTATCGGGAAAAAGATTACACCGCTTGATTCAGAATTTTCTTTTGTACGCTGAGTTGGAATTGACCAGCAAAAATAGCGATCGCCTCAACCAATGGCGCTCCCACTCTACTGGCTCAATTCGAGATACAGTTGAAGAAGCGATTACCTTAAAAGCAGACCAATTTGAGCGCACGAGCGATCTTAAATATGAGTTAGAAGATAGTTCCGTCCAGATGGAAGCGTCTCGATTACATAAACTGGTACAAGAAGTCATTGATAACGCCTTCAAGTTTTCTCCCTCTGGAACCCCAGTTCAGGTAATGACAAAGGTAAAAGATAACCAGTTCATCTTAACCGTAATTAACTCAGGACGGGGGATGATTCCAGAGCAAATCGAGCAAATTGGAGCCTATATGCAATTTAATCGTAAACTCCATGAGCAACAAGGCTCAGGCTTAGGACTGGCGATCGCCAAACAGATTGCCCAAATTCATCAG
- a CDS encoding hybrid sensor histidine kinase/response regulator — protein MMNLIKILVVEDERIIAMDIRNSLQRMGYAVVGIVSSGEKALEKVPEVKPDLVLMDIVLKGEMDGIEAGEKIIHNFKIPVVYLTSHTDPKTLDRAKKTNPFGYVVKPFEERDLNTTLDIALARAQVEIEMEKNLAKERELVDLKSRFITMVSHEFRTPLATILFSAGLLEKYSHKWTEDKKQIHFDRIKSGVQRMTRILEDILVIGQADPEQLNPKPKGLDIQTLCTQMIDEIKTSSKTHIDIEFKTDALHTHQVYLDPELMGHIVYNLLSNAVNYSPKGSHAIVELANKDKNLILKVEDQGMGISRSEQEHLFKSFYRGSEVENIPGTGLGLAIVKRAVDLQQGEITVESEVGVGSTFTVVLPLNLSETDYGENSGH, from the coding sequence ATGATGAACTTGATAAAAATATTAGTCGTTGAAGATGAGCGAATCATTGCCATGGATATCCGCAACAGCTTGCAGCGGATGGGATATGCAGTTGTGGGAATAGTCAGCTCGGGGGAAAAAGCCTTAGAAAAAGTGCCAGAAGTTAAGCCAGATTTAGTCTTAATGGATATTGTGCTGAAAGGAGAAATGGATGGCATAGAAGCTGGAGAAAAAATTATCCATAACTTTAAAATACCTGTGGTTTACTTAACCTCTCATACCGATCCAAAAACCCTAGACAGAGCGAAGAAAACTAACCCCTTTGGCTATGTCGTCAAACCCTTTGAAGAGCGAGATTTAAATACTACTTTAGATATTGCCCTGGCTCGCGCTCAGGTAGAAATCGAGATGGAAAAAAATCTAGCTAAAGAGCGAGAGTTAGTAGATTTAAAGTCTCGGTTTATTACTATGGTTTCCCATGAATTTCGTACCCCTTTAGCAACGATTTTATTTTCGGCAGGATTATTAGAAAAATATAGTCATAAATGGACAGAAGATAAAAAACAAATTCATTTCGATCGCATCAAGTCTGGTGTCCAGCGTATGACTCGCATTCTCGAAGATATCTTGGTTATTGGTCAGGCAGATCCTGAACAATTAAATCCTAAACCCAAAGGGCTAGATATTCAAACGCTATGTACCCAAATGATTGACGAAATTAAAACGTCCTCCAAAACCCACATAGACATTGAATTCAAAACGGATGCTCTCCATACTCATCAAGTTTATTTAGATCCAGAATTAATGGGACATATTGTTTATAATTTACTCTCAAATGCGGTGAACTATTCACCTAAAGGTTCTCATGCAATTGTCGAGTTAGCAAATAAGGATAAAAACTTAATTTTAAAAGTAGAAGATCAGGGTATGGGGATTAGTCGGTCAGAGCAAGAACACTTATTCAAATCTTTCTATCGCGGTAGTGAGGTGGAAAATATCCCCGGAACGGGGTTAGGATTAGCAATTGTTAAGCGGGCTGTTGATTTACAGCAGGGAGAGATTACAGTAGAAAGTGAGGTGGGAGTCGGTAGCACGTTCACCGTGGTTTTACCTTTAAACTTATCAGAGACTGACTATGGCGAAAATTCTGGTCATTGA